A single region of the Marinobacter nanhaiticus D15-8W genome encodes:
- a CDS encoding BatD family protein, with the protein MVIHVRQLTLLLLTLLFTVSVATAEDRLEVHVDRTQLHENQTLTMTVTGEMPFSMDLDMLFNLGEMELPSPEESALEENFEVLGKHQKYSLRSVNGDARAIITWIYELAPKKTGTLEIPPLTFRDAQSEPVTVEVLAGQAPAADGGAPMALVEVETDKPEVYVQEQLVLMVRLFYRGNLIRGDLSQPSHPDAIVESMGEQQEYVRVRNNTRYRVVERRYVIYPQNPGTLEIDSITFNGQARTDDGQLNFLRDQADPVSVPVKDVPDGFTGKTWLPAASLELSEAWSDRSTDLQAGKSITRTLQLNALGLLGSALPPLDVDYPDAVRSYPDKPEMESSVDRRTVTSSRTESTALVAVQPGEITLPEIRVPWWDTVNDRQRVATLPARTLNITDSNAAAATPPAQTQSHQPEQPQVTTSETSSGSPAKRPETAAPMDRTWLWLAVALGTGWALTVLFWWLNRRRARDPEESAGALDPTEAVLFADLESTIRARSAQTLSLLPRWARRRFNNQHLRSVADVIRFSDDGELEEELNGLQARLYGEHGNDQNWSPDKLIERLQALRERKETLRRSNLAPLYPNGLRSRDARV; encoded by the coding sequence ATGGTGATCCACGTCCGGCAGCTTACCCTGCTGCTTCTTACACTACTGTTTACAGTCTCGGTCGCGACCGCTGAAGACAGGTTGGAGGTTCACGTGGACCGGACGCAACTGCACGAGAACCAAACGTTGACCATGACCGTCACCGGCGAAATGCCCTTCTCCATGGATCTCGACATGCTATTCAACTTGGGGGAGATGGAACTGCCTTCGCCGGAGGAGTCGGCGCTGGAGGAGAATTTCGAAGTCTTGGGTAAGCACCAGAAGTACAGCCTGCGCTCGGTCAATGGTGACGCCCGGGCCATCATCACGTGGATCTATGAGTTGGCCCCGAAGAAAACCGGCACCCTGGAAATTCCTCCGCTAACATTCCGCGATGCCCAATCCGAACCTGTCACCGTCGAAGTCCTCGCTGGCCAGGCGCCGGCTGCCGACGGTGGCGCCCCCATGGCCCTGGTTGAAGTCGAAACGGACAAACCCGAAGTCTACGTACAGGAACAGCTTGTGCTGATGGTGCGTCTGTTCTACCGCGGTAACCTGATCCGCGGCGACCTGAGCCAGCCCAGCCACCCGGATGCCATTGTCGAATCCATGGGCGAACAGCAGGAGTACGTACGGGTACGGAACAACACCCGCTACCGGGTAGTGGAACGGCGCTACGTCATCTATCCGCAAAATCCCGGCACCCTAGAGATCGACAGTATTACCTTCAACGGCCAGGCGCGCACTGACGACGGCCAGCTCAACTTCCTGCGGGATCAGGCGGACCCCGTCAGCGTACCGGTGAAGGATGTTCCGGACGGCTTCACCGGTAAGACCTGGCTGCCCGCCGCCAGCCTGGAGCTCAGCGAAGCCTGGAGCGACCGCAGTACCGACCTGCAGGCCGGCAAGAGCATTACCCGCACGCTCCAGCTCAATGCCCTGGGCCTGCTAGGCTCTGCCCTGCCGCCACTGGACGTGGATTACCCCGACGCCGTGCGAAGCTATCCGGATAAGCCGGAAATGGAATCCAGCGTAGACCGGCGCACGGTCACTTCTTCACGCACCGAGAGCACAGCGCTGGTCGCCGTCCAACCCGGCGAGATTACCCTGCCCGAAATCCGCGTACCGTGGTGGGATACCGTCAATGACCGCCAACGCGTTGCAACGCTTCCGGCGCGCACGCTGAACATTACGGACAGCAATGCAGCGGCTGCAACACCGCCCGCGCAAACGCAGTCCCACCAGCCTGAACAGCCGCAGGTCACAACATCGGAGACTAGCTCCGGATCACCTGCCAAGCGTCCAGAGACCGCCGCACCCATGGATAGAACCTGGCTCTGGCTTGCGGTCGCCCTCGGTACCGGATGGGCCCTCACCGTCCTGTTCTGGTGGCTGAATCGCAGACGGGCGCGAGATCCCGAAGAGTCCGCAGGAGCCTTGGACCCGACCGAAGCCGTCCTCTTCGCCGACCTGGAATCCACTATCCGCGCCCGTTCGGCCCAGACACTTAGCCTGCTGCCGCGCTGGGCCCGTCGGCGCTTCAACAACCAACACCTGCGCAGTGTGGCGGATGTCATTCGTTTCAGCGACGATGGTGAACTGGAAGAGGAGCTCAACGGGTTGCAGGCGAGGCTTTATGGGGAGCATGGTAACGACCAGAACTGGTCGCCGGATAAATTGATCGAGCGCTTGCAGGCATTGCGGGAACGAAAGGAGACGTTACGTCGGTCGAACCTAGCACCGCTCTACCCTAATGGCTTGCGGTCCAGGGATGCCAGGGTGTAG
- the ccmI gene encoding c-type cytochrome biogenesis protein CcmI: MTLAFWLTLAALIGLALVFVLYPLVFHRPERSAVNDIRHQNLLAYRSRLAELETERDAGSLDEATYQQMKEELAGSLLDDVGQSEQEAQRVSRRVPGRRPAMAIVAASVVLVPAASLWLYNDWGGVDQLEQYQTMLEMRQTDQAQGQQMAQLAEQLRQRLLDNPENLEGWAMLGRTYMNLENYAQAAWAYEQLAGQLDDVPAEAATAWGLAAQARFFESRGAMNDKVMGAISEARERNPDEVNVLGLLGINAFERQAYQEAIDYWERIIEVAPDHPQLPSIRQGVAEAYRRLGQPVPDSLAQPAGASVTVRVELADAFKDQIPPDTALFIFARAAEGGGMPLAVARLTAAQLPTTVTLDDSMAMAPGAKLSGAQRVTLAARLSPSGNAIPQSGDWQGEGAAPVDLGDYEGEPVEVVIDRRVP, encoded by the coding sequence ATGACACTGGCTTTTTGGCTGACGCTCGCCGCCCTGATTGGCCTCGCCCTGGTTTTCGTACTGTATCCCCTTGTCTTTCATCGTCCAGAAAGGTCGGCCGTTAACGACATCCGCCACCAGAACCTGCTGGCCTACCGTTCCCGCCTGGCAGAGCTTGAGACAGAGCGTGACGCAGGCTCCCTCGACGAAGCGACCTATCAGCAGATGAAAGAGGAATTGGCCGGTAGCCTGCTGGACGACGTCGGTCAGTCCGAACAGGAGGCGCAGCGGGTATCCCGGCGCGTCCCCGGCCGGCGGCCGGCGATGGCAATCGTGGCGGCCAGTGTCGTGCTGGTGCCGGCGGCATCGTTGTGGCTATACAACGATTGGGGCGGCGTCGACCAGCTTGAGCAATACCAGACCATGCTGGAGATGCGTCAGACCGATCAGGCCCAGGGTCAGCAGATGGCCCAACTGGCGGAACAGCTACGCCAGCGTCTGCTGGACAATCCGGAAAACCTGGAAGGCTGGGCGATGCTGGGTCGCACTTACATGAACCTGGAAAATTACGCGCAAGCTGCCTGGGCCTATGAGCAGTTGGCCGGGCAACTGGATGATGTGCCTGCAGAGGCGGCGACTGCCTGGGGGCTGGCTGCCCAGGCTCGTTTCTTCGAGAGCCGTGGTGCCATGAACGACAAGGTCATGGGTGCCATTTCCGAGGCGCGTGAGCGCAATCCGGACGAAGTCAATGTATTGGGACTGTTGGGTATCAACGCATTCGAACGCCAGGCGTACCAGGAAGCCATAGATTACTGGGAGCGGATCATTGAGGTGGCGCCGGACCATCCGCAACTACCTTCCATCCGCCAGGGCGTCGCGGAGGCGTATCGCCGCCTCGGGCAGCCGGTGCCTGATAGCCTGGCTCAGCCTGCCGGCGCCTCGGTCACGGTGCGTGTCGAGCTGGCGGATGCGTTCAAGGATCAGATTCCGCCGGACACGGCTCTGTTCATTTTTGCCCGCGCCGCGGAAGGTGGCGGTATGCCTTTGGCGGTGGCAAGACTGACGGCAGCCCAATTGCCCACGACCGTGACTCTGGACGACAGCATGGCCATGGCGCCGGGCGCTAAACTGTCCGGTGCCCAGCGTGTGACATTGGCGGCGCGACTATCACCGTCCGGCAACGCGATCCCGCAAAGTGGTGACTGGCAGGGTGAGGGTGCTGCGCCGGTCGATCTGGGTGACTACGAGGGTGAGCCTGTCGAGGTGGTGATTGATCGGCGGGTGCCTTGA
- a CDS encoding cytochrome c-type biogenesis protein: protein MREFLLISLLLLGGLAHAASESYPLDSEAERERFNTLTSELRCPKCQNQSIADSNAPIASDMRAEVHRLVQQGESNEAIMEAMTSRFGEFVRYKPELDQRTFLLWFTPLIVVVIGVAAVALVVVRSRRASSENEPVLSETDRRKVDGWLSENASPSDNDEAQGRS, encoded by the coding sequence GTGCGCGAATTTTTACTGATATCGCTTCTTTTATTGGGCGGACTGGCGCACGCCGCCTCAGAGAGCTATCCGCTGGATAGCGAGGCCGAGCGCGAGCGCTTCAACACCCTGACCAGCGAACTGCGCTGCCCCAAGTGCCAGAACCAGAGCATCGCCGATTCCAATGCCCCCATAGCCAGCGATATGCGCGCCGAGGTGCACCGGCTTGTCCAACAGGGTGAAAGTAACGAGGCGATCATGGAAGCCATGACCTCGCGCTTTGGTGAGTTTGTCCGTTACAAGCCGGAGCTCGACCAGCGCACCTTCCTGCTGTGGTTCACCCCGCTGATCGTCGTGGTGATTGGTGTGGCCGCGGTTGCCCTGGTGGTTGTCCGCTCCCGTCGCGCAAGCTCGGAAAACGAGCCGGTCCTCAGTGAGACCGACCGGCGCAAGGTGGATGGATGGCTCAGCGAAAATGCCAGCCCATCCGATAACGACGAGGCTCAGGGACGGAGTTGA
- a CDS encoding DsbE family thiol:disulfide interchange protein — protein MRRFLLFIPLLLAVALGVVLFAGIGKDTSALESALIDDPVPAFELASLEDPHKIYRADVFQDKVVLLNVWGTWCPSCRVEHSELVRLATEEGVPIYGLNYKDNRDAALEWLNNLGNPYELSLFDPQGTLGFDLGVYGAPETYIIDGEGIVRYRHVGVVDRKVWTEELEPRIRQYREES, from the coding sequence ATGAGACGTTTCCTGCTGTTTATCCCGCTATTATTGGCCGTTGCATTGGGTGTCGTCTTATTCGCCGGTATCGGCAAGGATACGTCAGCCCTGGAATCGGCTTTGATCGATGACCCGGTACCGGCCTTCGAACTGGCGTCCCTGGAGGACCCGCACAAGATCTACCGTGCTGATGTATTCCAGGATAAGGTGGTGCTGCTCAACGTCTGGGGGACCTGGTGTCCGTCCTGCCGGGTAGAGCATTCCGAACTGGTGCGGTTAGCGACCGAGGAAGGCGTTCCCATCTACGGATTGAACTACAAGGACAATCGCGATGCTGCGCTTGAGTGGCTCAATAACCTGGGTAACCCCTACGAACTCAGTCTGTTTGACCCGCAGGGCACGCTGGGGTTCGACCTCGGTGTCTATGGTGCGCCCGAGACCTACATCATCGATGGCGAGGGCATTGTGCGTTATCGCCATGTGGGCGTAGTAGACCGCAAGGTCTGGACTGAGGAGCTCGAACCGCGGATCAGGCAGTATCGGGAGGAGAGCTGA
- a CDS encoding heme lyase CcmF/NrfE family subunit, whose translation MVPEFGHFALILAMLLAALLAVVPLTGSLTGRSSLQAFARPLASGQFVFVAIAFAALTQAFVTDDFSVAYVANNSNSMLPWYYKFSAVWGGHEGSLLLWILILTGWTLAVGIFSRRLPTDLVAQVLSVMGIVSLAFLLFILLTSNPFERLLPNVPADGADLNPLLQDFGLVVHPPMLYMGYVGFSVAFAFAIAALINGRMDAAWARWTRPWTTVAWCFLSLGIALGSWWAYYELGWGGWWFWDPVENASLMPWLAGTALMHSLAVTEKRGVFKSWTLLLAIITFALSLLGAFLVRSGVLTSVHAFASDPTRGTFLIGLLAVTVIGSLALYAFRAPVVHTRVRYGSLSREIFLLLNNVLLLAALLLVLVGTLYPLVLDYMGAGTMSVGEPFFNLTFSPVAIAVALLLGAGIFSRWKRTDGGWLGRQLLWPAAISLVLAVLVPLWLGELKPWAFAGCFGAAWVTVATFQDIWSRSSSRQGRWYGLKRLTRSYYGMVLGHLGMAITIAGATVVSNYGVERDVRMEPGEVAQMGDLSFAFTSLRHREGPNYAAEQGVFEISRDGELITTLYPEKRMYRVQRNVMTEAGIDAGLFRDLFVALGEPVGGDAWAVRIQFKPLVRWVWLGSLFMAAGGVLAIADRRYRIKVKGGAAEKSAAGVQEPGAVAGKAT comes from the coding sequence ATGGTTCCTGAGTTCGGCCACTTTGCGCTAATCCTTGCCATGCTGCTGGCAGCACTGCTGGCAGTGGTGCCCCTGACCGGCTCGCTGACGGGGCGCTCGTCATTGCAGGCATTTGCACGGCCACTTGCAAGCGGGCAGTTCGTTTTCGTGGCGATTGCTTTCGCCGCCCTGACCCAGGCCTTCGTGACCGACGATTTTTCTGTCGCCTATGTGGCCAACAACAGTAACAGCATGCTGCCCTGGTACTACAAGTTCAGTGCTGTGTGGGGTGGTCACGAAGGCTCGCTGCTGCTGTGGATCCTTATCCTGACAGGCTGGACACTGGCGGTCGGCATCTTCAGCCGACGCCTGCCGACGGATCTGGTCGCCCAGGTATTGTCTGTAATGGGCATCGTCAGTTTGGCCTTCCTGCTTTTTATCCTGCTTACCTCCAACCCCTTCGAGCGGCTGCTGCCGAACGTACCGGCTGACGGCGCGGATCTGAATCCGCTGCTGCAGGATTTTGGCCTGGTGGTGCATCCGCCCATGCTCTACATGGGCTATGTTGGCTTTTCCGTGGCGTTTGCTTTCGCCATCGCAGCCCTGATCAACGGACGAATGGACGCCGCCTGGGCCCGGTGGACCCGGCCCTGGACCACCGTCGCCTGGTGTTTCCTGTCGCTTGGCATCGCCCTGGGCAGTTGGTGGGCCTACTACGAACTCGGCTGGGGTGGCTGGTGGTTCTGGGATCCGGTGGAAAACGCCTCGCTGATGCCGTGGCTGGCGGGCACCGCGCTGATGCATTCCCTGGCGGTGACCGAGAAACGGGGCGTGTTCAAGAGCTGGACCCTGCTGCTCGCCATCATTACCTTCGCCCTGAGTCTGCTGGGAGCATTCCTGGTTCGTTCGGGGGTTCTCACCTCGGTGCATGCCTTCGCCTCCGACCCGACGCGAGGCACTTTCCTGATCGGCCTGCTGGCCGTGACAGTGATCGGCTCGCTTGCACTTTACGCGTTTCGAGCACCGGTGGTGCACACCCGGGTGCGTTACGGTTCGCTATCGCGGGAAATCTTCCTGCTGCTGAACAACGTGCTGCTGCTCGCCGCCCTGCTGTTGGTGCTGGTCGGCACGCTGTACCCGCTGGTGCTGGATTATATGGGCGCCGGCACCATGTCCGTGGGCGAACCGTTCTTCAACCTTACTTTCAGCCCCGTAGCCATTGCCGTGGCGCTGTTGCTGGGCGCAGGTATCTTCTCCCGGTGGAAACGTACCGACGGCGGCTGGTTGGGGCGGCAGTTGCTCTGGCCCGCGGCGATTAGTCTTGTCCTCGCGGTTCTCGTGCCGCTGTGGCTCGGTGAATTGAAGCCCTGGGCTTTTGCCGGCTGCTTCGGTGCCGCCTGGGTGACTGTAGCGACGTTCCAGGATATATGGTCCCGATCGTCGTCCCGGCAGGGGCGATGGTACGGTCTCAAACGTCTCACTCGCAGTTACTATGGCATGGTTCTCGGCCACCTGGGGATGGCCATTACCATCGCCGGAGCCACCGTGGTCTCCAACTATGGCGTGGAGCGGGATGTCCGTATGGAGCCGGGTGAAGTCGCGCAAATGGGTGACCTGTCGTTCGCCTTCACCTCGCTGCGGCATCGGGAAGGCCCGAACTACGCGGCTGAACAGGGCGTCTTTGAAATCAGTCGGGACGGCGAACTGATTACGACCCTGTATCCGGAGAAGCGTATGTACCGCGTGCAGCGGAACGTGATGACCGAGGCCGGTATCGATGCCGGGCTGTTCCGGGATTTGTTTGTGGCGCTGGGTGAACCGGTAGGCGGCGATGCCTGGGCGGTGCGGATCCAGTTCAAGCCCCTGGTGCGCTGGGTCTGGCTCGGTTCATTGTTCATGGCAGCGGGCGGTGTGCTGGCTATAGCCGACCGTCGTTACCGTATCAAGGTCAAGGGCGGCGCGGCCGAAAAGTCTGCAGCGGGGGTGCAGGAACCAGGCGCCGTGGCAGGTAAAGCGACATGA
- the ccmE gene encoding cytochrome c maturation protein CcmE, whose product MHPVRKKRLTIVLFLLVGLGIAVGLVTYAFRQNINLFYDPSQIAGGEAPIDVRIRAGGMVEDGSVNRDGETLLVRFKVTDFSSSVPVEYEGILPDLFAEGQGVVAMGRMREDGVFVADQVLAKHDENYMPPEVAKAMKDSGAPGMSGKGGAEQAGPSRTANEVN is encoded by the coding sequence ATGCACCCCGTTCGAAAGAAAAGACTCACTATCGTCCTTTTCCTGCTTGTCGGCCTCGGCATCGCTGTTGGCCTCGTGACCTATGCCTTTCGCCAGAACATCAACCTGTTCTATGACCCCAGCCAGATTGCGGGCGGCGAGGCGCCAATCGATGTGCGGATCCGGGCCGGAGGAATGGTTGAAGACGGTAGCGTTAATCGAGATGGAGAAACTCTGCTGGTGCGCTTCAAGGTGACTGACTTCAGTTCTTCGGTGCCAGTGGAATACGAAGGCATTCTGCCGGACCTTTTTGCCGAGGGGCAGGGCGTCGTGGCGATGGGACGTATGCGTGAAGATGGCGTTTTCGTTGCCGACCAGGTTCTGGCCAAGCACGACGAAAATTATATGCCGCCCGAGGTAGCCAAGGCCATGAAAGACTCTGGTGCGCCAGGCATGTCCGGCAAGGGCGGTGCTGAACAGGCGGGGCCGAGCCGCACCGCGAACGAAGTCAATTGA
- the ccmD gene encoding heme exporter protein CcmD, protein MAFDSLQSFWVMDGHGPYVWTCYIVFFAALIGLAVWSLGQRRQVIARQRWQHRLAQRQTHTTDPDSKKSTA, encoded by the coding sequence ATGGCTTTCGATTCACTGCAGTCTTTCTGGGTCATGGATGGCCATGGTCCGTACGTCTGGACCTGTTACATCGTATTTTTTGCCGCCTTGATCGGGTTGGCCGTCTGGTCACTCGGTCAGCGTCGACAGGTTATCGCCCGTCAACGCTGGCAACATCGCCTGGCCCAGCGGCAGACCCATACCACCGATCCTGATTCGAAGAAGAGCACTGCCTGA
- a CDS encoding heme ABC transporter permease, translating into MWAFFHKLGSPKWFYGIAGRFMPWLLVSGLLLLGVGVVWGLAFAPQDYLQGNSYRIIFIHVPTAFLAQSVYVMMAAAGVITLVWRMKLADVFVKAVAPVGAVLTFLALFTGAVWGKPTWGTWWIWDARLTSMLILLFLYFGVIALGNAIADEKSAARAVAVLTLVGVVNIPIIKYSVEWWNTLHQPATFKLTEKPSMPAEMWVPLLLSVLGLYLIFGWLACLRMQTEILHRERRARWVRELVNV; encoded by the coding sequence ATGTGGGCGTTTTTTCATAAGCTGGGTTCGCCGAAATGGTTTTACGGCATCGCCGGTCGGTTTATGCCCTGGTTGCTGGTCTCCGGACTGCTGTTACTTGGCGTGGGCGTTGTCTGGGGACTGGCCTTCGCTCCGCAGGATTACCTGCAGGGCAATAGCTACCGGATTATTTTCATTCACGTGCCGACCGCATTCCTCGCCCAGTCTGTCTACGTCATGATGGCCGCGGCGGGGGTGATCACATTGGTCTGGCGCATGAAACTGGCCGATGTGTTCGTCAAGGCGGTGGCACCGGTGGGGGCGGTCCTGACCTTTCTGGCTCTCTTTACCGGAGCGGTGTGGGGTAAGCCGACTTGGGGGACCTGGTGGATATGGGATGCCCGTTTGACCTCTATGCTGATCCTGCTTTTCCTGTACTTCGGGGTCATCGCGTTGGGCAACGCCATCGCGGACGAAAAATCGGCGGCCCGGGCGGTTGCCGTGCTGACGCTGGTGGGTGTGGTGAACATCCCCATCATCAAGTATTCGGTAGAGTGGTGGAACACGCTGCACCAGCCGGCCACTTTCAAGTTAACGGAAAAGCCCAGCATGCCTGCCGAGATGTGGGTACCGTTATTGCTGTCGGTGCTGGGGCTTTATCTCATCTTCGGCTGGTTGGCCTGCCTGCGCATGCAGACGGAGATCCTGCACCGGGAGCGACGGGCGCGCTGGGTCAGGGAACTGGTAAACGTATAA
- the ccmB gene encoding heme exporter protein CcmB: MLKLPRLTPRQEALPILPACWAVLRRDLLSSIRRRQELFNPLIFFVMVVALFPLGVSPEAEFLRDAGAGILWVAALLSTLLSLDHLFRHDFEEGVLEQLLLQPQPLYLLVLTKVLGHWLVTGLPLIIMAPLLGVMVHLDGNSIAYLCLTLLLGTPVLSFIGAIGAALTLGLRSAGILLSLLIIPLYIPVLIFGTGTVMAADEGLAIGSYLALLGALLVLALTCAPFATAAALRISVSNS; this comes from the coding sequence ATGCTGAAGTTGCCGCGTTTGACCCCCCGGCAGGAGGCCTTGCCGATCCTGCCGGCCTGTTGGGCCGTGTTGCGCCGGGATCTGCTATCGAGCATCCGGCGCCGGCAGGAACTCTTCAATCCACTGATTTTCTTTGTCATGGTGGTCGCGCTGTTTCCTTTGGGTGTGAGTCCAGAAGCCGAATTCCTGCGGGATGCCGGCGCCGGCATCCTCTGGGTCGCGGCGCTGCTGTCCACCTTGCTCTCGCTCGACCACCTGTTCCGCCATGATTTCGAAGAAGGGGTGCTGGAGCAGTTGTTGCTGCAGCCGCAGCCGCTATACCTGCTGGTGCTGACCAAGGTATTGGGCCACTGGTTGGTCACGGGCTTACCTCTGATTATCATGGCGCCGTTACTGGGGGTGATGGTGCATCTCGATGGGAACTCCATTGCGTATCTCTGTCTAACGCTGCTGCTCGGAACGCCCGTGCTCAGCTTTATCGGGGCAATAGGTGCCGCCCTGACGCTTGGATTGAGATCCGCCGGTATACTCCTGTCCCTGCTGATCATTCCGCTCTACATTCCCGTCCTCATCTTTGGAACCGGCACCGTCATGGCTGCCGATGAGGGATTGGCGATAGGGAGCTACCTGGCACTGTTGGGGGCCTTGCTGGTGCTGGCCCTGACCTGCGCACCGTTCGCCACGGCGGCGGCGCTGCGCATCAGCGTTTCGAATAGTTGA
- the ccmA gene encoding cytochrome c biogenesis heme-transporting ATPase CcmA, protein MSVPLLQASGLACERDERVLFASLDLAVTPGSLLRIEGPNGAGKTTLLRILAGLHAGFDGEIAWCGEPMRKVREHFRRNLLYIGHRPGIKPLLTPMENLRGMLARNASVSEHQLEQALDAVALFPFSHVPCHHLSAGQQRRVALARLYVSDEPLWILDEAFTAIDRDGVQGLERLLTKRMAAGGTIILTTHHALSIPGAHSLNLQEYQVEGVPLS, encoded by the coding sequence ATGTCAGTTCCACTCCTACAAGCTAGCGGCCTGGCGTGCGAGCGTGATGAGCGTGTGTTGTTCGCCAGCCTGGACCTGGCCGTGACCCCGGGCTCGCTGTTGCGGATAGAGGGCCCCAACGGCGCGGGCAAGACCACACTGTTGCGAATACTGGCCGGGCTTCACGCTGGGTTCGACGGCGAGATCGCCTGGTGCGGTGAGCCCATGCGCAAGGTGCGGGAGCATTTTCGGCGGAATCTTCTTTACATCGGCCATCGTCCCGGCATCAAACCATTGTTGACTCCCATGGAAAACCTGCGGGGGATGCTGGCGCGCAATGCCTCGGTATCCGAGCACCAATTGGAGCAGGCACTGGACGCCGTCGCGCTGTTTCCCTTCAGCCATGTGCCCTGCCATCACCTTTCCGCCGGACAGCAACGGCGTGTGGCCCTGGCCCGGCTGTATGTCTCCGACGAACCCCTGTGGATCCTCGACGAAGCCTTCACTGCCATCGACCGCGACGGCGTGCAGGGGCTTGAGCGTCTGTTGACCAAGCGAATGGCTGCCGGGGGGACGATCATTCTCACAACCCATCATGCGCTGTCGATTCCCGGCGCCCATTCCCTGAACCTCCAAGAATACCAGGTGGAAGGGGTGCCGCTGTCATGA
- a CDS encoding flagellar hook-length control protein FliK: protein MKIPVPGQSIPTSDKGQAGKASGQSATNAKPTTQPALNPRQLLDQLQLRQNQETLARVAQVLQKTATAPEQLLLEVRGKSLVVNSDTRLQPGDLVKIMRAGNELRLLGQIQSPATPQAQIAQQLAQHMPWQHRLDQGLAQLARLLQNAPSGTAPQQPSKAPIAEPVRQAIQQLVQQLPTASKLANSSGDSSPAEGLRTWVRDSGLFAEARLAQAPQAAQTDLKLALNRIIASLLTAQGNQPEAFNRLTPLTSQDLVQSPLQFPQPPSTQAPTTPQETMGTGQMLRLLAGMLNRITVNQLHSQTLTTRTTADAPMATPTWLLELPWLDAHNQPRTAQMRIERHGGEDNADNRRRRHVAEWRLTLSMDLDAAGAVTFEMGLQKQQVSARIWAEKSATLRQANEALPGFRQRLGELGLDVVELECRRGQPQGAKTQLDHRLVDIRA from the coding sequence ATGAAGATACCGGTACCCGGACAATCCATCCCCACATCGGATAAGGGCCAGGCTGGCAAGGCAAGCGGCCAGTCGGCTACGAATGCAAAGCCGACCACCCAGCCCGCACTCAACCCGCGCCAACTCCTCGATCAGTTGCAACTGCGACAAAACCAGGAAACGCTCGCGCGGGTCGCCCAGGTGCTGCAGAAGACGGCGACCGCACCAGAGCAACTGTTGCTGGAAGTGCGCGGCAAGTCACTCGTGGTGAACAGCGATACTCGCCTGCAGCCAGGCGACCTGGTGAAAATCATGCGGGCAGGCAACGAGCTGCGCTTGCTGGGCCAGATCCAATCCCCGGCGACACCCCAGGCGCAGATTGCGCAACAGTTGGCGCAGCACATGCCCTGGCAACATCGACTCGACCAGGGTCTGGCCCAACTGGCCAGGCTCCTGCAGAACGCACCCTCCGGCACAGCGCCGCAACAACCGTCGAAAGCGCCGATAGCGGAGCCAGTCCGGCAGGCCATACAGCAGTTGGTCCAGCAACTGCCCACCGCAAGCAAGCTCGCGAACTCCTCGGGGGATAGCAGCCCCGCCGAGGGGCTCCGGACCTGGGTCCGCGATAGCGGATTGTTTGCCGAGGCCCGACTGGCGCAGGCACCGCAGGCCGCACAGACCGACCTCAAACTGGCCTTGAATCGCATCATCGCTTCGCTGCTGACTGCCCAAGGCAATCAACCCGAGGCTTTCAACCGACTCACCCCCTTAACCAGTCAGGACCTGGTGCAGTCTCCCCTGCAGTTTCCGCAACCGCCATCGACGCAAGCGCCGACAACGCCCCAGGAGACTATGGGTACCGGACAGATGTTGAGGCTGCTGGCAGGCATGCTGAACCGTATAACCGTCAACCAGCTGCACAGCCAGACCCTGACGACCCGCACCACCGCGGATGCGCCAATGGCCACGCCGACGTGGTTGCTGGAACTACCCTGGCTGGATGCGCATAACCAACCGCGCACAGCGCAGATGCGCATCGAACGCCATGGCGGAGAGGACAATGCGGATAACCGCCGACGGCGTCACGTTGCCGAGTGGCGGCTGACCCTGTCGATGGACCTCGACGCGGCCGGAGCCGTCACCTTTGAAATGGGTCTGCAAAAGCAGCAGGTGTCAGCCCGCATCTGGGCAGAGAAGAGTGCCACCCTGCGCCAGGCTAACGAGGCCTTGCCCGGCTTCCGGCAGCGTCTGGGCGAGCTGGGGCTGGACGTGGTGGAACTGGAATGTCGGCGCGGCCAGCCCCAGGGCGCAAAAACCCAACTGGATCACCGACTTGTGGATATCAGGGCATGA
- a CDS encoding EscU/YscU/HrcU family type III secretion system export apparatus switch protein, translating into MNSSEQQPPFNRDAAVALKYDGSRAPTVAATGTDELAREIIRIAKENGVPLYENAELAGILARLDLDEEIPETLYRIIAEILSFAFHLQGRTPEDAGRPADTLHPNGDGNDQAT; encoded by the coding sequence ATGAATAGCAGCGAACAGCAACCACCGTTTAACCGGGATGCCGCCGTCGCATTGAAGTACGACGGTAGCCGGGCGCCGACCGTCGCCGCTACCGGCACGGACGAACTGGCCCGTGAAATCATCCGCATTGCAAAGGAGAATGGCGTTCCCCTATATGAGAACGCCGAACTGGCAGGCATCCTGGCGCGCCTCGACCTGGACGAAGAGATTCCGGAAACCCTGTACCGGATCATTGCCGAGATCCTTTCATTCGCCTTCCATCTGCAAGGGAGGACACCGGAGGATGCCGGGCGTCCAGCGGACACCCTGCATCCTAATGGTGATGGGAACGATCAAGCCACCTGA